A single window of Psychrobacter raelei DNA harbors:
- a CDS encoding phosphoglycerate kinase yields the protein MNFARMENQDLSGKTVLIREDLNVPVQNGKISNDARLQSSLPTIKLALEKGAAVLVCSHLGRPTEGDYEEKYSLQPVADYLSEHLNQPVRLDKTYTEQEVTVAPGDVVLLENVRFNVGEKKNSDSLSQHYADLCDVFVMDAFGTAHRAQASTEGVIQAAAKAGKVVCAGPLLAAELDALDKALHKPKKPLVAIVGGSKVSTKLDVLISLAKICDQIIVGGGIANTFIAAQGHSVGASLYEAEMIDTAKQIMQQTDILLPKNVVVADKNQINFDDFLNSLESATPIHRSIEQVGEDEMILDIASEGAEHIFEAVKNAATILWNGPVGVFEVEAFSEGTRLLSEAVKDSAGFSIAGGGDTLAAIHKFNVEDGVSYMSTGGGAFLEFVEGKTLPAVAALEANHSK from the coding sequence ATGAACTTCGCTAGAATGGAAAACCAAGATTTATCAGGCAAAACCGTATTGATCCGTGAAGATTTAAACGTGCCAGTTCAAAATGGCAAAATCTCCAATGATGCCCGTCTACAATCTAGTCTTCCAACCATCAAACTGGCGCTTGAAAAAGGGGCTGCTGTACTGGTTTGTTCGCATCTAGGCCGTCCTACTGAAGGTGACTATGAAGAAAAATACTCATTGCAGCCAGTCGCCGATTATTTAAGCGAGCATCTAAATCAACCTGTGCGTTTGGATAAGACCTATACTGAGCAAGAGGTGACTGTGGCACCAGGTGACGTGGTGTTATTAGAGAATGTCCGCTTTAATGTGGGCGAGAAGAAGAACAGTGACTCTTTGTCACAGCATTATGCCGATCTGTGTGATGTGTTTGTCATGGACGCTTTTGGTACTGCGCATAGAGCACAAGCGTCTACAGAAGGTGTGATTCAGGCCGCTGCTAAAGCAGGTAAAGTGGTGTGTGCCGGTCCATTATTGGCCGCTGAATTAGATGCGTTAGACAAAGCTTTGCACAAACCTAAAAAGCCGCTAGTGGCCATCGTTGGTGGCTCGAAGGTCTCTACCAAACTAGATGTGCTTATCAGCCTTGCCAAAATCTGTGATCAAATTATTGTTGGCGGCGGTATTGCCAACACCTTTATTGCTGCCCAAGGTCACTCAGTAGGTGCGTCATTATATGAAGCTGAAATGATAGATACCGCCAAACAAATTATGCAGCAAACTGACATTTTATTGCCAAAAAATGTTGTAGTGGCTGACAAAAATCAAATTAACTTTGATGACTTCTTAAATTCGTTAGAATCAGCAACCCCTATTCACAGAAGTATTGAGCAAGTGGGCGAAGATGAGATGATTTTAGACATCGCCTCAGAAGGTGCTGAGCATATTTTTGAAGCGGTAAAAAATGCGGCTACTATCTTGTGGAATGGCCCTGTGGGCGTATTTGAAGTAGAAGCGTTTAGTGAAGGTACTCGCTTGTTGTCAGAGGCGGTTAAAGACAGTGCTGGATTTTCTATTGCAGGTGGCGGTGATACATTAGCAGCCATCCATAAATTTAATGTAGAAGATGGTGTGAGCTATATGTCAACCGGCGGTGGTGCATTTTTAGAATTTGTTGAAGGCAAAACCTTGCCAGCAGTGGCTGCGCTAGAAGCCAACCACAGTAAATAG
- a CDS encoding TraR/DksA family transcriptional regulator: MSRDFTKAKERLLELQQEYQNRIDKIEDHIHNPQDDLNSHWDDQAISMRENEMRKTLLVEAQQSLTYVNNALSRIDNGTYGECTVCGEDIEDKRLEAVPYATLCMQHAS, translated from the coding sequence ATGAGTAGAGACTTTACTAAGGCAAAAGAGCGCTTATTAGAGCTGCAACAAGAATATCAAAACCGCATCGATAAGATTGAAGACCACATTCACAATCCGCAAGATGACTTAAACAGCCACTGGGATGACCAAGCCATCTCTATGCGTGAAAACGAAATGCGCAAAACCTTATTGGTAGAGGCTCAGCAAAGCTTAACTTACGTCAATAACGCCCTAAGCCGTATCGACAATGGCACTTATGGTGAATGTACGGTTTGTGGCGAAGATATCGAGGACAAAAGACTTGAGGCTGTGCCCTACGCTACGCTTTGTATGCAACACGCCTCTTAG
- a CDS encoding serine hydrolase codes for MSINKSFNKSFIFVCIALGLGTLSSASNAALTIVEPGKTGNAQVQWGNAGGLSEARNIMYSNPNTSSYNSTTSPSYSSNNFATNSTSYYDSLPISTGSRGVIVLDVETGKPLYQKNADVARPIASITKIMTAMVVLDAGLDMREEIKLDPEDFVGPKRASSRLKSGDRMNRAELLLMALMKSENPAAKSLARNYPGGYDAFMRAMNAKARSLGMTSAFFGDPTGLDKRNVASPVDLAKMVQAAGQYEVIRRFSTTKNYDFYVANYSAGNRTYPANNTSKLVRSGTYPIGISKTGFINEAGQCVVMETRVNNKPAIIVILGADNSNTRWNDAETILTNLASRRTI; via the coding sequence ATGAGCATAAATAAATCTTTCAACAAATCTTTTATCTTTGTCTGCATCGCATTGGGTCTGGGTACTTTAAGCTCAGCATCAAATGCTGCACTGACAATAGTTGAGCCAGGTAAGACAGGCAATGCGCAAGTTCAGTGGGGTAACGCAGGCGGCCTCTCTGAAGCCCGCAATATCATGTACTCAAACCCGAATACCTCCTCATACAACAGTACCACCAGTCCTTCTTACTCAAGCAATAACTTTGCCACCAACAGCACAAGCTACTACGATTCACTGCCTATTTCGACCGGCTCGCGCGGTGTTATCGTGCTCGATGTAGAAACAGGCAAGCCTCTTTATCAAAAAAATGCCGATGTGGCACGTCCCATCGCCTCTATCACCAAAATCATGACGGCTATGGTGGTGTTAGATGCCGGCCTTGATATGCGTGAAGAGATTAAACTTGATCCAGAAGATTTTGTGGGCCCTAAGCGTGCCAGCTCACGCTTAAAATCAGGCGACCGCATGAACCGTGCTGAGCTTTTGTTAATGGCCTTGATGAAATCAGAAAACCCAGCAGCAAAATCTTTGGCACGTAACTATCCAGGTGGCTATGATGCGTTTATGCGTGCTATGAATGCCAAAGCACGCTCACTTGGCATGACCAGTGCTTTTTTTGGTGACCCCACTGGACTAGACAAGCGTAACGTTGCCTCTCCGGTAGACTTAGCGAAAATGGTTCAAGCTGCTGGTCAATATGAAGTGATTCGCCGCTTCTCCACCACCAAAAACTATGACTTCTATGTGGCCAACTACTCAGCGGGTAACCGTACGTACCCTGCTAACAACACCAGTAAGTTAGTACGTAGCGGCACCTATCCTATTGGTATCTCAAAGACCGGTTTTATTAATGAAGCGGGTCAGTGTGTGGTGATGGAAACTCGAGTGAATAACAAGCCGGCCATTATCGTAATATTAGGGGCAGATAACTCAAATACCCGCTGGAATGATGCCGAAACCATCTTAACCAACTTAGCCTCACGTCGTACTATTTAA
- a CDS encoding response regulator, with product MIKVLVVDDHDLVRMGISRMLADDPEIEVIGEADSGEAAIRMVKALSPDVVLLDVNMPNIGGVETTKRLRQFDEKVKILAVSSVSSQPYPSMLLKAGVNGYITKGTPLDEMIKAIKKVYQGSKYFSSDVAEQLADMLLTDNEESPFDRLSEREKQVAMMVVNCQSPQQIADQLFVSVKTVNTYRYRIFEKVGVDSDVKLTHLAMRHGLITP from the coding sequence ATGATTAAAGTTTTGGTGGTTGATGATCATGACCTCGTAAGAATGGGGATTAGTAGAATGCTCGCTGACGACCCCGAGATTGAAGTAATAGGTGAGGCTGATAGTGGCGAAGCTGCGATTAGAATGGTTAAAGCGCTATCCCCAGATGTGGTACTCTTAGATGTAAACATGCCTAATATTGGCGGTGTAGAAACCACAAAACGCTTGCGTCAATTTGATGAAAAGGTAAAAATATTAGCGGTCAGTAGTGTCTCCTCGCAGCCCTACCCTTCTATGTTATTAAAGGCGGGGGTTAATGGCTACATTACCAAAGGTACACCACTTGATGAGATGATTAAAGCCATTAAAAAAGTGTATCAAGGCAGCAAGTACTTTAGCAGTGATGTCGCTGAGCAGTTGGCCGATATGCTACTGACAGACAATGAAGAATCCCCTTTTGATAGATTAAGCGAGCGCGAAAAACAAGTGGCAATGATGGTAGTCAACTGTCAAAGCCCGCAGCAAATAGCCGATCAGCTTTTTGTGAGCGTAAAAACTGTTAACACTTATCGCTACCGAATTTTTGAAAAAGTCGGTGTCGACAGTGATGTAAAACTCACTCATTTAGCAATGCGTCATGGACTGATTACCCCTTAA